The sequence TGCCATAGACCCGAAACCGTGTGATCTACCCATGGCCAGGATGAAGTTGCAGTAAAATGCAATGGAGGTCCGAACCCACTAATGTTGAAAAATTAGGGGATGAGCTGTGGGTAGGGGTGAAATGCCAATCGAACACGGAGATAGCTGGTTCTCCCCGAAATAGCTTTAGGGCTAGCCTTATCGGTCAGTCGTGGAGGTAGAGCACTGATTGAACTAGGGGCGTGCAAGCGTTACCGAATTCAGTCAAACTCCGAATGCCATAGACTGTAACGATAGGAGTCAGACTACGAGTGATAAGATCCGTGGTCAAAAGGGAAACAGCCCAGACCATCAGCTAAGGTCCCCAAGTGTGTGTTAAGTGGTAGCTCACTGGTCGAGTGACACTGCGCCGAAAATGTAACGGGGCTCAAACACACCACCGAAGCTATGGATGTAGACACATTCATTTTGTTCTTTTAAATCGTGTAATGATTGAGTTACATTACGCCGAAATCCACAATAAGTGGATCAAGATTTCGGCTAAATGCCTCAAGGATCAAACACGAGACAAAGAAGAGAATGAAATGAATGTGTCTACGTGGTAGGGGAGCGTTCCAAATGCATCGAAGCGATACCGTAAGGAGTCGTGGAGCGTTTGGAAGTGAGAATGCCGGTATGAGTAACGAAAAGATATGTGAGAATCATATCCGCCGAAAGCCGAAGGGTTCCTGAGGAAGGTTCGTCCTCTCAGGGTAAGTCGGGACCTAAGCCGAGGCCGAAAGGCGTAGGCGATGGACAACTGGTTGAGATTCCAGTACCACCTATAAGCCGTTTGAGTGATGGGGTCTGTCGAAGCGAGGTAGCGGTCAGGTAGGCAAATCCGCCTGGCATAACGCAAAGACGTGATCGCGAGCGAAAATATAAGTAGCGAAGTCCCTGATTCCATACTGCCAAGAAAAGCCTCTAGCGAGGAATATGGGTGCCCGTACCAAAACCGACACAGGTTGGCAGGGAGAGAATCCCAAGGCGCGCGAGAGAACTCTCGTTAAGGAACTCGGCAAAATGACCCCGTAACTTCGGGAGAAGGGGTGCTCTTTGGGGTGAATAGCCCGGGAGAGCCGCAGTGAAAAGATCCAAGCGACTGTTTAGCAAAAACACAGGTCTCTGCGAAGCCGCAAGGCGAAGTATAGGGGCTGACGCCTGCCCGGTGCTGGAAGGTTAAGGGAAGAGGTTAGCCGTAAGGCGAAGCTTTGAACCGAAGCCCCAGTAAACGGCGGCCGTAACTATAACGGTCCTAAGGTAGCGAAATTCCTTGTCGGGTAAGTTCCGACCCGCACGAAAGGCGTAACGACTTGGATACTGTCTCGACGAGAGACTCGGTGAAATTGTAGTACCAGTGAAGATGCTGGTTACCCGCGACAAGACGGAAAGACCCCATGGAGCTTTACTATAGCTTGATATTGAACTTTGGTACCCTATGTACAGGATAGGTGGGAGGCTGAGAAGCTAGGGCGCAAGCCTTGGTGGAGCCGCTGGTGGGATACCACCCTTAGTGTACCGGGGTTCTAACCTACATCCGTGACCCGGATGAGGGACAGTGTCAGGTGGGTAGTTTGACTGGGGCGGTCGCCTCCTAAAGAGTAACGGAGGCGCCCAAAGGTTCCCTCAGAATGGTTGGAAATCATTCGAAGAGTGTAAAGGCAGAAGGGAGCTTGACTGCGAGACCTACAAGTCGAGCAGGTACGAAAGTAGGGCTTAGTGATCCGGCGGTGCCGTATGGAAGGGCCGTCGCTCAACGGATAAAAGCTACCCTGGGGATAACAGGCTTATCTCCCCCAAGAGTCCACATCGACGGGGAGGTTTGGCACCTCGATGTCGGCTCATCGCATCCTGGGGCTGAAGTAGGTCCCAAGGGTTGGGCTGTTCGCCCATTAAAGCGGTACGCGAGCTGGGTTCAGAACGTCGTGAGACAGTTCGGTCCCTATCTGTCGTGGGCGTAGGAAATTTGAGAGGAGCTGTCCTTAGTACGAGAGGACCGGGATGGACAAACCGCTGGTGTACCAGTTGTTCCGCCAGGAGCATAGCTGGGTAGCCAAGTTTGGAAGGGATAAGCGCTGAAAGCATCTAAGCGCAAAGCCCCCCTCAAGATAAGATTTCCCATAGCATAAGCTAGTAAGACCCCGGACAGATACTAATCGGTCGAGGGCTTAACCAAAAGGGTTAACCCAAAAACGCACACAGAGTAAGACAAAAAATGTTTCGATGTCGATAGTAGGTTTTAACGTGTAGTTGAATGGTAGTTATTCCTTCGTAGCTCAATGGTGGAGCAACCGGCTGTTAACCGGTAGGTTGTAGGTTCGAGTCCTACCGAAGGAGCCATGGAAAGCACTGATAAATTCAGTAATTATAATATCTATTAATCAAAATTATAAAATATTATTTAAAAGTAGCTTTGCATTAGCAGCACCTTTATCAAAGTTATAAATCAGAGCTTTTTTTTATATAAAAAACAGTGTATATTAATTTCATGTACATACGAAGTAAATTATTTTTTCGTTAGTAGTCAATAAGATAACTTTTTTAAAACACGCGTATTTAAATATGGGGAGACTTGATATGGAAGAAAGTGAAAGAATCGATTTACAAAAGAGTAAACAGTCTCAGCATGTAATGCAGGGGATTACAAAAGGGTTACCTATATTTATAGGTTATTTGCCAATTGGATTCGCATATGGAATATTAGCAATGCAAGCTGGATTTACATTTATTGATACGATTTTGATGTCAGTCTTCGTATATGCTGGTTCTGCTCAATTTATTGGTGTCGGAATGATTGGTGCTAATGCAGGGTTTTTATCTATTATATTAACTACTTTCTTAATAAATTTGCGCCATCTACTAATGAGTGCATCGCTCTCGCAACGCTTAAAGGGCAATACTAAAATGAAATTATCGATCTTTTCTTACTGGATTACAGACGAGTCATTCGCTGTAAACTCATCATGGCTGCGCAAAGATAAAGCTATACCCTTTATAAGTTTATTAACAGTAAGTATTACTGCTTATCTTGGTTGGGTTACAGGTAGTTTCTTAGGAGCATTGGTTGGGTCTCAACCGCTTGATGTCGAGAAATTCGGCTTGGATTACGCATTGCCAGGCATGTTTATTATCTTATTGATCTATCAGTTAGAAAATAAAAAATACATTTTTTTAGCTATCCTATCTGGTACTATCTCAGTACTTTTATCAGGAGTTGTTACACATAATTTACACATTATAATTGCTACGGTTGCAATTTCAACATTAGGGGTGGTGATTTCTAGATGGAAAACTCATTGATATTGCTTATTCTCGGTATGGCACTGGTTACTTATGTTCCACGCGCGATACCCATGATTTTTCTATCTGATCGCGACCTCCCAAGCTGGGTTAATGAGTGGCTTGGTTACATACCTGTAACTGTGTTGTCTGCACTACTCTTTCCTATCCTATTTATGAAGGATCAAGAAGTGGCAATAAGCAACAATATCTATTTGATAGCGGCATTGCCGACATTTATCATGGGATTCATAACAAAAAATATTTTTGTAACAGTACTAGTGGGAATGGGTTCAGTTGTTCTATTACGTGTGATTATGTAGAAGTTAACCCAATTTAAATTTGAGGAGTGTTTTTATGACGCATAATTATATTCATACAAAAGAGTTTTTCGAAGAACATACAATGCATCAGCAAGTGAAAGAAACATTACAACCGTTCATTGGCAAAAAGGTCGAGTTTACTGTCCAAGGGGACGAGTATACTATTCTTACGCAATTCGAAACTATATTGATTGATATGAAAAGCTATCAAAGCAGCATAGAATCAGGGCATTTAACTGCATATGACTTTTTTGTGTACTTAATAAATGAGCTTGGTGTCCGTTATGCCGTTCCGACGCATCAAGTAGCTAACATTCAGAAATACTCTAACACAAATGTTGAGTTTGATTGCCAGCTATACCGCTTAAAGCTACGGGTCATTTCATAGAAAGGCATTTTGATAATCAAAGTTATAGATACCTTTATCATTTACAAGAATCTTTACTGAATATAGAGCTTGTTAGGCTAATTTTCTATATAAGACTGTATTGAATTTTAGTGCCACAGACATTGATCCTGTGGTACTTTTCTTGTACTATCCGAAAGT comes from Desulfuribacillus stibiiarsenatis and encodes:
- a CDS encoding AzlD domain-containing protein, translated to MENSLILLILGMALVTYVPRAIPMIFLSDRDLPSWVNEWLGYIPVTVLSALLFPILFMKDQEVAISNNIYLIAALPTFIMGFITKNIFVTVLVGMGSVVLLRVIM
- a CDS encoding AzlC family ABC transporter permease, giving the protein MEESERIDLQKSKQSQHVMQGITKGLPIFIGYLPIGFAYGILAMQAGFTFIDTILMSVFVYAGSAQFIGVGMIGANAGFLSIILTTFLINLRHLLMSASLSQRLKGNTKMKLSIFSYWITDESFAVNSSWLRKDKAIPFISLLTVSITAYLGWVTGSFLGALVGSQPLDVEKFGLDYALPGMFIILLIYQLENKKYIFLAILSGTISVLLSGVVTHNLHIIIATVAISTLGVVISRWKTH